From one Streptomyces sp. NBC_01478 genomic stretch:
- the trhA gene encoding PAQR family membrane homeostasis protein TrhA — MTASVPDAPTDTPTHGHGPSALSIPDHVKPKLRGWLHLGMFPAVLIAGLVLTALADTPRARIACAIFALTACLLFGVSALYHRGDWSPRMDGILRRLDHANIFLIIAGTYTPLTMLLLPGAKGEWLLWGIWGAALAGIAFRVFWVGAPRWLYTPCYIAMGWAAVFFLPDFMRAGGIAVLVLVVVGGLLYSAGGVIYGIKRPNPSPRWFGFHEVFHSLTVAAFLVHYVGISLVAYQHG, encoded by the coding sequence ATGACTGCGTCCGTCCCCGACGCGCCCACGGACACGCCGACACACGGCCACGGTCCCTCCGCGCTCTCGATTCCCGACCATGTGAAACCGAAGCTGCGCGGCTGGCTGCACCTCGGCATGTTTCCGGCCGTGTTGATCGCGGGCCTGGTGCTCACCGCCCTCGCCGACACACCCCGGGCCCGTATCGCCTGCGCGATCTTCGCCCTGACGGCCTGCCTGCTCTTCGGCGTCAGCGCGCTGTACCACCGGGGCGACTGGAGCCCGCGCATGGACGGCATCCTGCGCAGACTCGATCACGCCAACATCTTCCTGATCATCGCGGGCACGTACACGCCCCTGACGATGCTGCTGCTCCCGGGCGCCAAGGGTGAGTGGCTGCTCTGGGGCATCTGGGGCGCGGCACTGGCCGGCATCGCCTTCCGGGTCTTCTGGGTCGGCGCGCCGCGCTGGCTCTACACCCCCTGCTACATCGCGATGGGCTGGGCGGCCGTCTTCTTCCTGCCCGACTTCATGCGCGCGGGCGGCATCGCCGTCCTGGTCCTGGTGGTCGTCGGCGGGCTGCTCTACAGCGCGGGCGGCGTGATCTACGGCATCAAGCGCCCGAACCCGTCACCGCGCTGGTTCGGTTTCCACGAGGTCTTCCACTCCCTCACGGTGGCGGCCTTCCTCGTGCACTACGTCGGGATCTCCCTGGTGGCGTACCAGCACGGGTAG